The following proteins are co-located in the Streptomyces bottropensis ATCC 25435 genome:
- a CDS encoding cytochrome P450 encodes MSQIETSDDTTSGNTTGAKATDGEVVRLPMTGDGPLDPPAAWERLRARCPVATVELPSGDRAKFVSRYDDVRTLLADARFTRPRAGDDAARLSADGSGGVAADASPEYALAIPETGEPHLRWRRQVGRYFTAKRMAALRPGMTRIAEALLDDMIERGQPADLKAALGFPLPVYVICDLLGAPAEDRDRFSRWSDAFLNVSRFSKEETGTAFTQFARYMADLVAAKRAEPGEDLLSMLIVDSAALPEAERLTDAELLATGMGLLVAGHETTANMIGKMAALLLADRGRWEQLLADPALVRTAVEEVLRFDANLSAFGMRRYLSEDVDLGGELLPGGTTVFCGMSSANRDVRVFAAPDEMDLTRSPNPHLTFGAGPHSCLGQALARTELQVVLEVLLRRLPTLELAVPADELRKVEGLLVGGLRDVPVRW; translated from the coding sequence ATGAGCCAGATCGAGACGAGCGACGACACGACGAGCGGCAACACGACGGGCGCCAAGGCGACGGACGGCGAGGTGGTCCGGCTGCCGATGACCGGTGACGGCCCCCTGGACCCGCCCGCCGCCTGGGAGCGGCTGCGCGCGCGGTGCCCGGTGGCCACGGTCGAGCTGCCCAGCGGCGACCGGGCGAAGTTCGTGAGCCGTTACGACGACGTCCGCACCCTCCTCGCCGACGCCCGCTTCACCCGCCCGCGCGCCGGGGACGACGCCGCGCGTCTGTCCGCCGACGGCTCGGGCGGCGTCGCGGCCGACGCGTCACCGGAGTACGCGCTGGCGATCCCGGAGACCGGCGAGCCGCACCTGCGCTGGCGGCGCCAGGTGGGCCGGTACTTCACCGCGAAACGCATGGCGGCCCTGCGCCCGGGCATGACGCGGATCGCCGAGGCCCTGCTCGACGACATGATCGAGCGCGGGCAGCCCGCCGACCTCAAGGCGGCCCTCGGCTTCCCGCTCCCGGTGTACGTCATCTGCGACCTGCTCGGCGCGCCGGCCGAGGACCGGGACCGCTTCTCGCGCTGGTCGGACGCGTTCCTGAACGTCAGCCGTTTTTCGAAGGAGGAGACGGGGACGGCGTTCACGCAGTTCGCGCGCTACATGGCCGACCTCGTCGCGGCCAAGCGGGCCGAGCCCGGCGAGGACCTGCTGAGCATGCTGATCGTGGACAGCGCCGCGCTGCCGGAGGCCGAGCGACTCACCGACGCCGAACTCCTCGCCACCGGCATGGGGTTGCTGGTGGCCGGCCACGAGACCACCGCCAACATGATCGGCAAGATGGCCGCGCTGCTGCTGGCCGACCGGGGCCGGTGGGAGCAGCTGCTGGCCGACCCCGCGCTCGTCCGTACGGCGGTGGAGGAGGTGCTGCGCTTCGACGCCAACCTCAGCGCCTTCGGGATGCGGCGCTATCTGAGCGAGGACGTGGACCTCGGCGGGGAGCTGCTGCCCGGCGGCACCACGGTGTTCTGCGGGATGTCCTCCGCCAACCGGGACGTCCGCGTGTTCGCCGCCCCGGACGAGATGGACCTGACCCGCAGCCCCAACCCGCACCTCACCTTCGGCGCCGGGCCCCACTCCTGCCTCGGTCAGGCCCTCGCCCGCACCGAGCTGCAGGTCGTCCTCGAAGTCCTCCTGCGCAGACTGCCCACGCTCGAACTGGCCGTCCCCGCGGACGAGTTGCGCAAGGTCGAGGGCCTCCTCGTCGGGGGCCTGCGCGACGTACCGGTGCGCTGGTGA
- a CDS encoding MarR family winged helix-turn-helix transcriptional regulator, producing MDAREAGERIERELLILTRNRETSTPRGVRDGGALDRSAYVLLTRLEAQGPMSIPDFVEAFGFNASTFTRQTSALLREGLVERTLDPDGGVARKFRVTDEGSARLAAQREEFVTGVTGVIADWPAERLRRFVADLERFNTDIERVSGRSWPRPMADEH from the coding sequence GTGGATGCCCGAGAGGCGGGGGAGCGCATCGAGCGGGAGCTGCTGATCCTTACCCGGAACCGTGAGACGTCGACGCCCCGCGGCGTCCGCGACGGCGGTGCCCTGGACCGCAGCGCCTATGTGCTGCTCACCAGACTTGAGGCCCAAGGGCCCATGTCCATCCCGGACTTCGTGGAGGCGTTCGGGTTCAACGCGTCCACGTTCACCCGGCAGACCTCGGCGCTCCTGCGGGAGGGCCTGGTCGAGCGGACCCTCGACCCCGACGGGGGAGTGGCCCGCAAGTTCCGTGTCACCGACGAGGGGTCGGCGCGTCTGGCGGCCCAGCGCGAGGAGTTCGTCACCGGCGTCACCGGCGTCATCGCCGACTGGCCCGCCGAACGCCTCCGGCGCTTCGTCGCCGACCTGGAGCGGTTCAACACCGACATCGAACGCGTCAGCGGACGTTCCTGGCCACGCCCGATGGCCGACGAGCACTGA
- a CDS encoding SCO2400 family protein: MDYCSSCRRHLNGALVCPGCGAYAPDIAPATIDSHVAPPRPAGATTGSVMLPAWGYGVAEGGGYDGPVEGFPADAPVSGTGSAHLDADVTADMDTDTDTDVDVDVDTEGVPVTPHGRAARRRQLARWKKNQRRAVVATAVALVGGGLTVLGMDRQSTDRTQAATAPDAENLGSVEEQGSQRGRTPATETDDARRTADAPTPWTPSGDTPRDRSAANRSGSRAEHPNAPHTASATPSAERARTGTSGKGGTAADTSTDTGSPTDGATTPPATGDSGNSGGSGSSSDTGTGTGTGSDTGTGADSGNGNGNDNSSGTGNGNGTGASDGSSSDTATTSPSGLCLLGLVCVS; encoded by the coding sequence ATGGACTACTGCTCCTCATGTCGCCGACATCTCAACGGTGCCCTCGTGTGTCCCGGGTGCGGCGCCTACGCGCCGGACATAGCCCCGGCCACGATCGACAGCCATGTCGCCCCGCCCCGGCCCGCCGGGGCGACGACCGGGTCGGTGATGCTCCCCGCCTGGGGTTACGGGGTGGCGGAGGGGGGCGGGTACGACGGTCCGGTGGAGGGATTCCCGGCGGACGCGCCCGTGTCCGGCACCGGGAGCGCCCACCTCGACGCCGACGTGACCGCGGACATGGACACGGACACGGACACGGACGTGGACGTGGACGTGGACACGGAGGGCGTTCCGGTGACGCCGCACGGCCGGGCCGCTCGGCGGCGCCAGCTGGCGCGGTGGAAGAAGAACCAGCGCCGGGCCGTGGTCGCGACCGCGGTCGCGCTGGTCGGCGGCGGTCTGACCGTGCTGGGGATGGACCGGCAGTCCACCGACCGCACCCAGGCGGCCACGGCACCGGATGCCGAGAACCTGGGCTCCGTCGAGGAGCAGGGCTCGCAGCGCGGCCGTACGCCGGCGACGGAGACCGACGACGCCCGGCGCACCGCGGACGCCCCCACCCCGTGGACTCCGTCCGGCGACACCCCGCGCGACCGTTCCGCCGCGAACAGGTCCGGCTCCCGCGCCGAGCACCCCAACGCGCCCCACACGGCGTCGGCCACGCCGTCCGCCGAACGCGCGCGGACCGGCACCTCGGGCAAGGGCGGGACGGCCGCCGACACGAGCACCGACACCGGCAGCCCGACGGACGGGGCGACGACACCCCCGGCCACCGGTGATTCCGGCAACTCCGGCGGCTCCGGCTCCTCGTCGGACACCGGCACGGGTACGGGTACCGGCTCGGACACCGGTACCGGTGCGGACTCGGGCAACGGCAACGGCAACGACAACAGCTCGGGTACGGGCAACGGCAACGGCACCGGCGCGTCCGACGGTTCGAGCTCCGACACGGCGACGACGTCACCCTCGGGGCTGTGCCTGCTCGGGTTGGTGTGCGTGAGCTGA
- a CDS encoding lysyl oxidase family protein, producing the protein MALADEEPMTSQMTSPTNSPNPGNDGAPEGAAVQTGQHRLSRLKRPGLAALASLTVVAAVAGAAPGAGAAPAATPGKPQLKLIAASKSVTLTRYEWDEGVQLQLGTYLTIDNAPLEFRVTRKSYKDPIVAQQILRNGKTVKTKTLPKGTVSDFSGLTGFLEVSVKDASGKEVLKKKQNFCPNNASGRIRPDAPSTNHYPQSCSTNPWTLGSVWGVEKGWAANTTTSYYGEDEVQLPEGEYTAKVGVAKKYRDLFGIPDTRPTIKVTVREDKGDEGDGGGAGLAPSTSSSSSHHGGHGGHGAGHSAQSAPAGQPAQGNHHYGPRGADAPTPPELPFALVDRGIAKHLGDGAGHTDGSRIAPALKANAKRPTGKAGVAKSVPKPDLRSLPAWDIAITDGEDGDVAGKDYLAFSANVWNAGPAPLVVDGFRKPGADLMDAYQYFYDAKGKQIGYAPTGTMEWDPREGHEHWHFTDFASYRLLSADKTKEVRSGKEAFCLANTDAIDYTVKNANWDPDNTDLSTACGSQDAISVREVLDVGSGDTYTQYRPGQSFEITDLPNGTYYIQVIANPENRLQETNHKNNVALRKVILGGTPGARTVKVPPHHLITAP; encoded by the coding sequence ATGGCACTCGCAGACGAGGAACCGATGACCAGCCAGATGACCAGTCCGACGAACAGCCCGAATCCGGGGAACGACGGGGCACCGGAGGGAGCGGCCGTACAGACCGGCCAGCACCGCCTCAGCCGCCTGAAGCGCCCCGGCCTCGCGGCCCTGGCGTCCCTCACCGTGGTGGCCGCCGTGGCCGGTGCCGCCCCCGGCGCCGGCGCGGCGCCCGCCGCCACGCCCGGCAAGCCGCAGCTCAAACTGATCGCCGCGTCGAAGTCCGTGACCCTCACCCGCTACGAGTGGGACGAGGGTGTCCAGCTGCAGCTGGGCACGTACCTCACGATCGACAACGCCCCCCTGGAGTTCCGGGTGACGCGGAAGTCGTACAAGGACCCGATCGTCGCCCAGCAGATCCTGCGCAACGGCAAGACCGTGAAGACGAAGACCCTGCCCAAGGGGACCGTCAGCGACTTCTCCGGGCTGACCGGCTTCCTGGAGGTCTCGGTCAAGGACGCGTCCGGGAAGGAGGTCCTGAAGAAGAAGCAGAACTTCTGCCCGAACAACGCGTCGGGCCGGATCCGGCCGGACGCCCCGTCGACCAACCACTATCCGCAGAGCTGCTCCACCAACCCGTGGACGCTGGGCTCGGTGTGGGGCGTCGAGAAGGGCTGGGCCGCCAACACCACCACCTCGTACTACGGCGAGGACGAGGTGCAGCTGCCGGAGGGCGAGTACACGGCCAAGGTGGGCGTGGCGAAGAAGTACCGCGACCTGTTCGGCATTCCCGACACCCGGCCGACCATCAAGGTGACGGTGCGGGAGGACAAGGGTGACGAGGGCGACGGCGGCGGCGCGGGCCTGGCCCCCTCGACGTCCTCGTCCTCCTCCCACCACGGCGGTCACGGCGGCCACGGCGCCGGCCACTCCGCGCAGTCGGCCCCGGCCGGTCAGCCGGCCCAGGGCAATCACCACTACGGCCCGCGCGGCGCCGACGCCCCGACCCCGCCGGAGCTTCCCTTCGCCCTCGTCGACCGGGGCATCGCCAAGCACCTGGGCGACGGCGCCGGCCACACCGACGGCTCCCGCATCGCGCCCGCCCTGAAGGCCAACGCCAAGCGGCCCACCGGCAAGGCGGGCGTCGCGAAGAGCGTCCCCAAGCCGGACCTGCGGTCGCTGCCCGCCTGGGACATCGCCATCACCGACGGCGAGGACGGCGACGTGGCCGGCAAGGACTACCTCGCCTTCAGCGCCAACGTCTGGAACGCCGGCCCCGCGCCCCTCGTCGTCGACGGCTTCCGCAAGCCCGGCGCCGACCTGATGGACGCCTACCAGTACTTCTACGACGCCAAGGGCAAGCAGATCGGCTACGCCCCCACCGGCACCATGGAGTGGGACCCGCGCGAGGGCCACGAGCACTGGCACTTCACGGACTTCGCCAGCTACCGCCTGCTCAGCGCGGACAAGACCAAGGAGGTGCGCTCGGGCAAGGAGGCGTTCTGCCTGGCCAACACCGACGCCATCGACTACACGGTGAAGAACGCCAACTGGGACCCGGACAACACCGACCTGTCCACCGCGTGCGGTTCGCAGGACGCCATCTCCGTGCGTGAGGTCCTCGACGTCGGCTCCGGCGACACGTACACCCAGTACCGTCCCGGCCAGTCCTTCGAGATCACCGACCTGCCGAACGGCACGTACTACATCCAGGTCATCGCCAACCCGGAGAACCGTCTCCAGGAGACCAACCACAAGAACAACGTCGCCCTGCGCAAGGTGATCCTGGGTGGTACCCCGGGCGCCCGCACGGTGAAGGTTCCGCCGCACCACCTGATCACCGCGCCGTGA
- a CDS encoding MFS transporter → MSHTPARPAAAGAGLPPRPNAVVAVLALAGIVVALMQTLVIPIVPELPKLLDAPASDTAWAVTATLLAAAVATPVVGRLGDMFGKRRMLLLSIVLLVSGSVVCALADSLVPMIIGRGLQGLAAAVIPLGISVMRDVLPAERLAGSTALMSASLGVGGALGLPAAAFIADNWDWHLLFWTSAALGAVSFLLVLLVVPESTVRTGGRFDLVGSLGLSAGLVSLLLAVSKGGDWGWTSGTTLGLFAAAVVVLASWGLYELKARQPLVDLRTTARPQVLFTNLASVALGFSMFAMSLVLPQLLQLPEQTGYGLGRSMMTVGLVLAPQGLVMMAMSAVSAGLTKAKGPKVTLMAGALIVAAGYGLNIVLMSEVWHLVLVSCVIGGGIGFTYGAMPALIMGAVPESETAAANSLNTLMRSLGTSFAGALAGVILAQMTTDFGGYALPSENGFKVVMAIGAGAALLAFVLASFIPKRRPAALAPAGEGPAEERTEIAGAAKA, encoded by the coding sequence ATGTCCCACACCCCTGCCCGACCCGCCGCCGCGGGGGCCGGCCTCCCGCCGCGGCCGAACGCCGTGGTGGCGGTGCTGGCGCTGGCCGGGATCGTCGTCGCGCTGATGCAGACACTGGTCATCCCGATCGTGCCGGAGCTGCCGAAGCTGCTGGACGCTCCCGCGTCGGACACCGCGTGGGCGGTGACGGCGACCCTGCTCGCGGCGGCCGTGGCGACGCCCGTCGTCGGACGGCTCGGCGACATGTTCGGCAAGCGGCGGATGCTGCTGCTCAGCATCGTGCTGCTGGTGTCCGGCTCCGTGGTCTGCGCGCTGGCCGACTCGCTCGTCCCGATGATCATCGGCCGGGGTCTGCAGGGGCTGGCGGCCGCCGTCATCCCGCTCGGCATCAGCGTCATGCGGGACGTCCTGCCCGCCGAGCGCCTCGCCGGGTCGACCGCGCTGATGAGCGCCTCGCTGGGCGTCGGCGGCGCGCTCGGTCTGCCCGCCGCCGCGTTCATCGCGGACAACTGGGACTGGCACCTGCTCTTCTGGACCTCCGCCGCGCTGGGCGCCGTGTCCTTCCTGCTGGTCCTGCTGGTCGTACCGGAGTCGACGGTGCGCACCGGCGGCCGTTTCGACCTGGTCGGGTCGCTCGGGCTGTCCGCCGGACTGGTCTCGCTGCTGCTGGCCGTCTCCAAGGGCGGCGACTGGGGCTGGACCAGCGGCACGACGCTGGGACTGTTCGCCGCCGCGGTCGTCGTCCTCGCCTCCTGGGGCCTCTACGAGCTGAAGGCCAGGCAGCCGCTGGTCGATCTGCGGACCACCGCCCGGCCGCAGGTGCTGTTCACCAACCTGGCCTCGGTCGCGCTCGGCTTCTCGATGTTCGCCATGTCGCTGGTCCTGCCGCAGCTCCTCCAGCTGCCCGAGCAGACCGGCTACGGCCTCGGCAGGTCCATGATGACCGTCGGCCTGGTGCTGGCCCCGCAGGGTCTGGTGATGATGGCCATGTCCGCCGTGTCCGCCGGGCTCACCAAGGCCAAGGGGCCGAAGGTGACGCTGATGGCCGGCGCGCTGATCGTCGCCGCCGGGTACGGGCTGAACATCGTCCTGATGAGCGAGGTCTGGCACCTCGTCCTGGTGTCCTGCGTCATCGGCGGCGGTATCGGCTTCACCTACGGCGCGATGCCCGCACTGATCATGGGTGCCGTGCCGGAGTCCGAGACGGCCGCCGCCAACAGCCTCAACACGCTGATGCGCTCCCTCGGCACCTCGTTCGCCGGCGCCCTCGCCGGCGTCATCCTCGCCCAGATGACCACCGACTTCGGCGGTTACGCCCTGCCCTCGGAGAACGGCTTCAAGGTCGTCATGGCCATCGGCGCCGGCGCCGCCCTCCTCGCCTTCGTCCTCGCGTCCTTCATCCCGAAGCGCCGCCCGGCCGCCCTCGCCCCGGCCGGCGAGGGCCCCGCCGAGGAGCGGACGGAGATCGCCGGGGCGGCCAAGGCCTGA
- a CDS encoding PhzF family phenazine biosynthesis isomerase translates to MTHDAHVTSPLSRPENATPQNPAPEVLRYAAFTRDPAGGNRAGVVLDASRLDDAAMLAVAAEVGYSETAFVTAADESARRFRVRYFSPLAEVAFCGHATVALAVALAERLGPGEILLDTPAGEIPVATALDDSDGTVRATLTSVPARSRPATAAELDAALDALGWSPDDLDPALPPHVAFGGVEHLVLAAGSRARLADLDYDFDGLAEIMRRHAWTTVHLVWRESPDHFHARDPFPVGGVVEDPATGAAAAAFGGYLRALGLVTAPATVTIRQGEDMGRPSDLRVDVPPEDPRTRVTGRAVPIG, encoded by the coding sequence ATGACCCACGACGCGCACGTGACGAGCCCGCTGTCCCGCCCCGAGAACGCCACGCCGCAGAACCCGGCTCCCGAGGTCCTGCGCTACGCCGCCTTCACCCGTGACCCGGCGGGCGGCAACCGGGCCGGGGTGGTGCTCGACGCCTCCCGGCTCGACGACGCGGCGATGCTCGCGGTCGCCGCCGAGGTGGGCTACTCGGAGACGGCCTTCGTCACCGCCGCCGACGAGAGCGCGCGCCGCTTCCGGGTGCGGTACTTCAGCCCGCTCGCCGAGGTGGCCTTCTGCGGTCACGCGACCGTCGCCCTGGCCGTGGCGCTCGCCGAGCGGCTGGGTCCCGGCGAGATCCTCCTGGACACCCCGGCGGGCGAGATCCCCGTCGCCACCGCGCTCGACGACTCCGACGGCACGGTCCGCGCCACCCTGACCAGCGTGCCGGCCCGTTCCCGCCCCGCCACGGCCGCCGAACTGGACGCGGCCCTCGACGCCCTCGGCTGGTCCCCCGACGACCTCGACCCGGCGCTCCCGCCGCACGTGGCCTTCGGCGGCGTCGAGCACCTGGTCCTGGCCGCCGGCTCGCGCGCCCGCCTCGCGGACCTGGACTACGACTTCGACGGCCTCGCGGAGATCATGCGGCGGCACGCCTGGACGACCGTGCACCTGGTGTGGCGCGAGTCGCCGGACCACTTCCACGCCCGGGACCCGTTCCCCGTGGGCGGTGTCGTGGAGGACCCGGCGACGGGTGCGGCTGCGGCTGCCTTCGGCGGCTACCTCCGCGCCCTCGGCCTGGTCACAGCCCCGGCCACGGTCACCATCCGCCAGGGCGAGGACATGGGCCGCCCGAGCGACCTGCGCGTCGACGTGCCCCCCGAGGACCCCCGCACGCGGGTCACGGGCCGGGCGGTCCCGATCGGCTGA
- a CDS encoding LysR family transcriptional regulator: MDTRLLLTFTTLARTGGFTAAAAELHLAQSTVTVHIRTLERELGTRLFDRLPTGTVLTDAGRRLLEGAEEILDAVARLRAAGREGDGVVRGRVRVGTPESLCATRLPGVIAALRARHPEVDVDLHAAGTAECVEGLRAGRLDLALLLASEADFPEVTAEPVAHEPLALVCAPHHPLAARTRPATWARLAKESFFLLEQGCAYSDALERRLLAVPGSGAGSGPRLTRFGSADAARSCAAAGLGLTLLPLTTVEDYLGQGRLTRVRGPVFADVPVRLARHRRRWTAPATEAFARELVRQLAA; the protein is encoded by the coding sequence GTGGACACCCGACTTCTGCTCACCTTCACCACCCTCGCCCGGACCGGCGGCTTCACCGCCGCCGCCGCCGAACTGCACCTCGCCCAGTCGACGGTCACCGTGCACATCCGCACCCTGGAGAGGGAGTTGGGCACCCGCCTCTTCGACCGGCTTCCCACGGGCACGGTGCTCACCGACGCGGGCCGGCGTCTGCTGGAAGGGGCGGAGGAGATTCTCGACGCCGTGGCGCGACTGCGGGCCGCCGGCCGGGAGGGCGACGGCGTCGTACGGGGGCGGGTGCGGGTCGGCACCCCGGAGTCCCTGTGCGCGACCAGGCTGCCCGGCGTGATCGCGGCCCTGCGCGCCCGCCACCCCGAGGTGGACGTCGACCTGCACGCGGCCGGTACGGCGGAGTGTGTCGAGGGGCTGCGGGCCGGGCGGCTGGATCTGGCGCTGCTGCTGGCGAGCGAGGCCGACTTTCCGGAGGTCACCGCCGAGCCGGTCGCGCACGAACCGCTCGCCCTCGTGTGCGCGCCCCACCACCCGCTCGCGGCACGCACGCGCCCGGCCACCTGGGCGCGGCTGGCGAAGGAGAGCTTCTTCCTGTTGGAGCAGGGCTGTGCGTACAGCGACGCGCTGGAGCGGCGGCTGCTCGCCGTCCCCGGGTCCGGGGCCGGGTCCGGGCCCCGGCTCACCCGGTTCGGCAGCGCGGACGCGGCACGGTCCTGCGCCGCCGCCGGCCTGGGTCTGACGCTGCTGCCGCTGACGACCGTGGAGGACTATCTGGGGCAGGGGCGGCTGACGAGGGTGCGGGGGCCCGTCTTCGCCGATGTCCCCGTACGGCTGGCCCGGCACCGCAGACGCTGGACGGCCCCGGCGACGGAGGCGTTCGCCCGGGAACTGGTACGGCAGTTGGCCGCCTGA